The Lacipirellula parvula genome window below encodes:
- a CDS encoding DUF58 domain-containing protein — protein MAAVEKYLKPEVIRQISRLDLRAQFIVKGFMQGLHASPFHGFSVEFSEHRKYTQGDNPQDIDWLVYAKTDKYYVKKFEAETNITGYLAMDLSGSMAYRYQKELSKFEYATCIAAALCYLMVHQQDPVGLVTFGEKIIDVLPPKSKRQQIGNVLSHLARLKPRAKTDIATSLIQLAAMLRHSSLVMIFSDLLVDPEPVLAAMRRLKHGGHEVIVFHVLDQAEVDFPFDGLVELRDPETHERIQVDADGFRKDYLKAIGEFRETYKRECAKSRIDYLPLHTGMPFDKALMEYLLSRRNMG, from the coding sequence GTGGCCGCCGTCGAAAAATATCTGAAGCCGGAAGTGATCCGCCAGATCTCGCGGCTCGACTTGCGCGCGCAGTTTATCGTGAAAGGCTTCATGCAGGGCCTGCATGCTAGTCCGTTTCATGGCTTCTCGGTCGAGTTCAGCGAGCATCGCAAATACACGCAGGGCGATAACCCGCAGGATATCGATTGGCTCGTCTACGCCAAGACTGACAAGTATTACGTCAAAAAGTTTGAAGCCGAGACAAACATCACCGGCTACCTGGCGATGGATCTCAGCGGGTCGATGGCGTACCGCTACCAGAAAGAGTTGTCGAAGTTCGAGTACGCCACCTGCATCGCTGCGGCGCTCTGTTACTTGATGGTCCACCAGCAAGACCCTGTCGGGCTGGTGACCTTCGGCGAGAAGATCATCGACGTGCTGCCGCCGAAGTCGAAGCGTCAGCAGATCGGCAACGTGCTGTCGCACCTTGCACGCCTCAAGCCGCGGGCGAAGACTGACATCGCCACCAGCCTCATCCAACTCGCGGCGATGCTGCGGCATAGCAGCCTGGTGATGATCTTCAGCGACCTGCTCGTCGATCCCGAACCGGTCCTCGCAGCGATGCGGCGCCTGAAACATGGCGGGCACGAAGTGATCGTGTTCCATGTGCTCGACCAAGCCGAGGTCGATTTCCCGTTTGATGGACTCGTGGAACTCCGCGATCCCGAAACGCATGAGCGGATTCAAGTCGACGCCGACGGATTTCGGAAAGATTATTTGAAGGCGATCGGCGAATTCCGCGAAACGTACAAACGCGAATGCGCGAAAAGCCGCATCGACTACCTACCGCTCCACACCGGCATGCCGTTCGACAAGGCGCTGATGGAGTATTTGTTGAGCCGACGGAATATGGGGTAA
- a CDS encoding vWA domain-containing protein produces MGFLTPLLLGGIALVAIPVALHLVMRQKPREMTFPALRFVKQRRDSNRRRMKLRHWLLLALRCLLIAGIAAALARPTLQGSGLRGKDNAPLAVNLVVDNSLRMEYIHQNESRLDKATQFALELVEKLPEDAIVAVTDLGRAAHGYAPDLTAASSRLQNLRPTAEAKPLVDAVLESIQLAAEQEDRRQEVFVFTDLSQGAWNDDGVKEINEALAKAPDVRIYVVDCGVAEPKNASLGEPQLRHSVLRPGEALHIETDVTSNLKGSPPLVEFMLTDADGKPQKKAERFVEFDDQGRGRMVFEIPELPLGTHQGSLVLTASDPLMFDNERYFTVEVRPPAKTLIVAEQKDDAMFVEYALGASLGGASRFDVTVTTFADLAKTPLEGFNSVVLLDPGAQSTEVWSQLWDFASNGGGVGIFLGHNAIDHLDSFNGDAAQRLLPGKLKRVAHADTYLRPQRLDHPALAGLKNEAEGIQWQFSRVFSYWTFDKPSNPSSDAYVIANFANDKPAFIERPAGRGRVLVSTTPFSDSLDPVGRAAWNVLPAEAWPFIGIVDQLVGYLSQEGDERLDYLAGEAARLHLTQQQQVGSYVLRLPDGEAGSRVAATGGDELAISVTDELGNYRLTAGGKSQRLDRGFSVNANAKLSDLARFDPEKLTAALPKDRFRLAENLEMVEEYVDVGRSGRELFPWAICLVAVIWGTEHLLANRFYGEGKDKD; encoded by the coding sequence ATGGGTTTCCTCACGCCACTGCTGTTAGGAGGCATCGCGCTCGTCGCGATTCCCGTGGCGCTCCATCTCGTCATGCGGCAGAAGCCGCGTGAGATGACCTTTCCGGCGTTGCGGTTCGTCAAGCAGCGGCGCGATTCGAATCGGCGACGCATGAAGCTGCGGCATTGGCTGCTGCTGGCGCTTCGCTGCCTGCTGATCGCCGGGATCGCCGCCGCCCTCGCGCGACCGACGCTGCAGGGCTCTGGCTTGCGAGGCAAGGACAACGCCCCGCTCGCGGTGAACCTTGTCGTCGACAATTCGCTGCGGATGGAATACATCCATCAAAACGAGTCGCGGCTCGACAAGGCGACGCAGTTCGCGCTCGAACTCGTTGAAAAACTTCCCGAAGATGCAATCGTCGCTGTCACCGATCTCGGCCGCGCCGCGCACGGGTACGCCCCCGATCTTACCGCCGCCTCATCGCGACTACAAAACCTGCGGCCGACCGCGGAAGCGAAGCCGCTCGTCGACGCCGTGCTCGAGTCGATTCAACTCGCCGCCGAGCAAGAAGATCGTCGCCAAGAAGTCTTCGTCTTCACCGACTTGTCGCAAGGCGCCTGGAACGACGACGGGGTGAAGGAAATCAACGAGGCGCTCGCCAAGGCGCCCGACGTGCGAATCTACGTCGTCGACTGCGGCGTCGCCGAACCGAAAAACGCCTCGCTTGGGGAACCTCAGCTGCGGCACAGCGTGCTGCGGCCGGGCGAAGCGCTCCACATCGAAACCGACGTGACGAGCAACCTGAAAGGCTCGCCGCCGCTCGTGGAGTTCATGCTCACCGACGCCGACGGCAAGCCACAGAAGAAGGCCGAGCGGTTCGTCGAGTTCGACGACCAAGGCCGCGGCCGGATGGTGTTCGAGATCCCAGAGTTGCCGCTGGGGACGCACCAGGGATCGCTTGTGCTCACGGCGAGCGATCCGCTGATGTTCGACAACGAACGTTATTTCACCGTCGAGGTGCGCCCGCCCGCGAAAACGCTGATCGTCGCCGAACAAAAAGACGACGCGATGTTCGTGGAGTACGCCCTTGGCGCCTCGCTGGGGGGCGCGAGTCGTTTTGACGTGACGGTGACGACGTTCGCCGACTTGGCGAAGACGCCGCTCGAAGGATTTAATTCCGTGGTGCTGCTCGATCCGGGCGCCCAGTCGACCGAGGTATGGAGCCAACTGTGGGACTTCGCATCAAACGGGGGCGGCGTGGGAATCTTCCTGGGGCACAACGCGATTGACCACCTTGATTCGTTCAACGGCGATGCGGCCCAGCGGCTGCTGCCCGGGAAGCTGAAGCGTGTCGCGCACGCCGATACTTACTTGCGGCCGCAACGACTCGACCATCCAGCGCTCGCGGGGCTGAAAAACGAGGCCGAGGGCATTCAGTGGCAATTCAGCCGAGTCTTTAGCTATTGGACTTTTGATAAGCCTAGCAATCCCAGCTCAGACGCATACGTCATCGCCAACTTTGCGAACGACAAACCAGCCTTCATCGAACGCCCGGCCGGCCGTGGCCGCGTGCTCGTTTCGACGACGCCCTTCTCCGACTCGCTCGACCCCGTCGGCCGCGCTGCGTGGAACGTGTTGCCGGCGGAAGCGTGGCCCTTCATTGGCATCGTCGACCAACTTGTTGGCTATCTCTCGCAAGAAGGCGATGAGCGACTCGACTACCTGGCGGGCGAAGCGGCTCGCCTTCACCTGACGCAGCAGCAGCAAGTCGGCAGCTACGTGCTGCGGCTCCCCGATGGCGAGGCCGGCTCGCGCGTCGCCGCGACCGGCGGAGATGAACTAGCCATCAGCGTGACCGACGAACTCGGCAACTATCGCCTCACTGCCGGCGGAAAGTCGCAACGTCTCGACCGCGGCTTCAGCGTGAACGCGAACGCCAAGCTGAGCGACCTCGCTCGCTTCGATCCCGAGAAACTGACGGCCGCATTGCCGAAAGATCGCTTCCGCCTCGCCGAGAACTTGGAGATGGTGGAAGAATACGTCGACGTCGGCCGCTCCGGCCGCGAACTATTCCCTTGGGCGATCTGCCTGGTGGCGGTCATTTGGGGAACGGAGCACTTGCTGGCAAATCGATTTTATGGCGAAGGGAAGGACAAAGATTGA
- a CDS encoding glutamine amidotransferase — MTGWSFDPVGSWWLVMAAALALAPLLAIGPSQRKQSLQRRMTLTGLRLLTLILLLLAMLRPALETRTTRKLPGTLVVLPDLSRSMSVADATGGKTRYEAMRTALADSASEFAELAESWAVHAYGFGRDSEPLKFAAGKFDLPAEPTGQQTAIGAAIEDILAREAQQRIVAVVLLSDGAQRAFAPRDMPPQTAARQLAGDGIPLYTLAFGQPSLGESNDLRLSDMLASDAVFAETPTTVEGVVTAAGYKNQTVKVQLLWENADRKQEPVDAQTIRIEPGKTRYPVRLSYTPKAPGEYKVTLQVESPEGELITTNNQQSTFITVLKGGVRILYLAGAGRVGGMPGIEPRFVRSALAANPDMHVDYEAIKYQPNELDIRDQLREEKYDVILLGDVDASGLSARSWSEMAKQVEQGMGLAMLGGFHSFGPGGFASTPLQDVLPIEMSRTERQSFGEPPRKDVHVPGPIKMLPVPLSGEIHPILRMRDGDLQQNEAIWRELPGLDGANKLDRINKKTIASVIAEGNDGSRSPLLIVSPYGDGRSAALAVDSTWHWQMEGFGEVHRRFWRQLVLWLAKKDDTGGERVWVRLDQRRFQQGSRVEFKVGAEDAQGGVLDGADFNVQVEKPDGTSETVRTTSRNGGAIGNFTATEKPGDYRIVVAARDQGETVGNAAARFTISDQDVELDQPAAEPLLLASLARITADAGGAGLAPEELPDLLEKLKERADEFEEEIVETLTLWDSWPVLVSFVGLLSAEWFLRKRWGLV, encoded by the coding sequence ATGACCGGTTGGAGTTTCGATCCCGTTGGCAGCTGGTGGCTTGTGATGGCCGCGGCGTTGGCGCTTGCGCCGCTCTTGGCGATCGGGCCGTCGCAGCGGAAGCAATCGCTGCAGCGGCGGATGACGCTCACCGGCCTGCGGCTGTTGACGCTCATCCTGCTGCTGCTCGCCATGCTGCGGCCGGCGCTCGAAACTCGCACCACCCGCAAGCTCCCTGGCACGCTCGTCGTTCTTCCCGACTTGTCGCGGAGCATGTCGGTCGCCGACGCGACCGGCGGCAAGACGCGCTACGAGGCGATGCGCACGGCGCTTGCCGACTCCGCCAGCGAGTTCGCGGAGCTCGCCGAGTCGTGGGCCGTGCACGCCTACGGCTTCGGCCGCGATAGCGAGCCGCTGAAATTCGCCGCGGGCAAGTTCGACCTCCCCGCGGAACCAACCGGCCAGCAAACGGCGATTGGCGCCGCGATCGAAGACATCCTCGCCCGCGAAGCCCAGCAGCGGATCGTCGCGGTGGTGCTGCTGAGCGACGGCGCCCAACGGGCGTTCGCCCCGCGCGACATGCCGCCGCAAACCGCCGCCCGGCAGCTAGCCGGCGACGGCATCCCGCTCTACACGCTCGCCTTCGGCCAACCGTCGCTCGGCGAATCGAACGACCTGCGACTCAGCGATATGCTAGCGAGCGATGCGGTCTTCGCCGAAACGCCGACCACCGTCGAAGGCGTCGTCACCGCCGCCGGCTACAAGAATCAAACCGTGAAGGTGCAACTTCTGTGGGAGAACGCCGACCGCAAGCAGGAGCCGGTCGACGCCCAAACGATTCGCATCGAGCCGGGCAAAACGCGTTACCCTGTGCGGCTTAGCTACACGCCCAAGGCGCCGGGCGAGTACAAGGTAACGCTGCAGGTCGAATCGCCCGAAGGGGAATTGATCACCACGAACAACCAGCAGAGCACATTCATCACGGTCCTCAAAGGCGGCGTGCGGATTCTCTACCTCGCCGGCGCCGGGCGCGTCGGCGGCATGCCAGGCATCGAGCCCCGCTTCGTGCGCTCCGCCCTGGCCGCCAACCCCGACATGCATGTCGACTACGAGGCGATCAAGTACCAGCCGAATGAACTCGACATCCGCGATCAGCTCCGCGAAGAGAAGTACGACGTCATCTTGCTCGGCGACGTCGACGCCAGCGGCCTCAGCGCCCGCAGTTGGAGCGAAATGGCCAAGCAAGTGGAGCAAGGGATGGGCCTCGCCATGCTCGGAGGATTCCACAGCTTCGGCCCCGGCGGCTTCGCGAGCACGCCGCTGCAAGATGTGCTGCCGATTGAGATGAGCCGTACCGAACGACAGAGTTTCGGCGAACCGCCGCGAAAAGACGTCCATGTCCCCGGACCGATCAAGATGCTGCCGGTCCCGCTAAGCGGCGAGATCCATCCGATCCTCCGCATGCGCGACGGCGACCTCCAGCAGAACGAAGCGATTTGGCGCGAGCTGCCGGGGCTCGACGGCGCCAACAAGCTCGACCGCATCAATAAGAAGACCATCGCCAGCGTCATCGCCGAGGGGAACGACGGCAGCCGCTCGCCGCTACTGATCGTCTCACCCTACGGCGACGGTCGCTCGGCCGCGCTGGCCGTCGACTCGACCTGGCACTGGCAGATGGAAGGCTTCGGCGAAGTCCACCGCCGCTTCTGGCGGCAACTGGTGCTGTGGCTCGCCAAGAAAGACGACACCGGCGGCGAGCGGGTGTGGGTACGACTCGACCAACGGCGGTTCCAACAAGGAAGCCGCGTCGAGTTCAAAGTCGGCGCCGAGGATGCCCAAGGGGGCGTGCTCGACGGCGCCGACTTCAACGTCCAAGTCGAGAAGCCGGACGGCACGAGCGAAACGGTGCGGACGACCTCGCGCAACGGCGGCGCCATCGGTAACTTCACCGCCACCGAAAAGCCGGGCGACTACCGCATCGTCGTTGCCGCTCGCGACCAGGGCGAAACCGTCGGCAACGCGGCCGCGAGGTTCACGATCTCGGACCAGGACGTCGAACTCGACCAGCCCGCCGCGGAGCCGCTGCTGCTGGCCTCGCTCGCCCGCATCACCGCCGACGCCGGCGGCGCCGGACTCGCCCCCGAAGAACTGCCCGACCTGCTCGAAAAGCTGAAAGAGCGAGCCGACGAGTTCGAGGA